One Alligator mississippiensis isolate rAllMis1 chromosome 1, rAllMis1, whole genome shotgun sequence genomic window carries:
- the CD4 gene encoding T-cell surface glycoprotein CD4, producing the protein MEPPTVLMCRILAVLSVMKLGLKPAAVVGQKKVAGVVGQEVTLPCSFTHKIPSVTWKYQKRSENTGQQESQEDTVIKYYKDVFKGKAPMANRSELITESFSLKVKKLTPSDVGEYTCESGKDRRDTVQLVVFDITWFSTKYLPHNGNLLLSLKQYPSAQNKITVTWWDNKHMEVTSKQSQTGQYSLQKSGLRITDSGTWKCKIELQFLPGNLEIPFDVKVIGFGDLESEIQYAAVNTTASFSYSLNLQEVRWTGSFKGRLDWKAKTNDKYQEIMNFNFTNQRLTLPKQIKHFGFKGDEKSFSKLDVELSKVLFEDAGWYQCRVTFDFGHVETAIHLVVMTVSATPAGPLSKGAEVTLHCQLSALPSQKGLLIWHRVNGTDEESKQVMHREVEVKARTAGLWRCSFILETKTLISADYMLEEAVEWNIYVLIAAITGASVALLLFVSLCTFICIAWQRRKRRAKRMVRVRRDLLENRMCQCQHRLRNDYFEA; encoded by the exons ATGGAGCCACCCACCGTGCTTATGTGCAGGATCCTTGCTGTCCTCTCAGTGATGAAGCTTG GCCTGAAGCCTGCTGCAGTTGTAGGACAAAAAAAGGTGGCTGGTGTTGTTGGACAGGAAGTGACCCTACCTTGTAGCTTCACTCATAAAATTCCTTCAGTGACTTGGAAATACCAGAAAAGATCAGAAAACACCGGACAACAAGAATCACAAGAAGACACTGTGATCAAATATTACAAAGATGTCTTTAAAG GAAAGGCTCCGATGGCCAATCGATCTGAATTAATTACAGAGAGCTTTTCCCTGAAAGTGAAGAAACTGACACCTTCTGATGTTGGCGAGTATACCTGTGAATCTGGAAAAGACAGAAGGGACACAGTCCAGCTGGTGGTGTTTGACA ttacCTGGTTTTCAACAAAATATTTACCACACAATGGAAATTTATTGCTGAGCTTGAAGCAATACCCCTCTGCCCAGAATAAAATCACTGTCACCTGGTGGGACAACAAACACATGGAAGTGACGAGCAAGCAGTCACAGACAGGTCAATACAGTCTGCAGAAAAGTGGTCTTCGGATTACAGATAGTGGGACATGGAAATGCAAGATCGAGTTACAATTCTTACCCGGGAACCTGGAGATCCCCTTTGATGTGAAAGTGATAG GTTTCGGTGATTTGGAGAGTGAGATCCAGTATGCAGCTGTTAATACAACAGCGTCCTTTTCATACTCACTGAATCTCCAGGAAGTCAGATGGACGGGGAGCTTTAAAGGACGTTTGGATTGGAAAGCAAAGACAAATGACAAGTATCAGGAGATAATGAATTTCAACTTCACTAATCAAAGATTGACCTTGCCCAAGCAAATTAAGCACTTTGGGTTCAAGGGAGATGAGAAATCCTTCAGCAAACTGGATGTAGAGCTGTCTAAAGTTCTGTTTGAAGATGCTGGATGGTACCAGTGCAGAGTCACGTTTGACTTTGGACATGTGGAGACTGCTATCCACCTGGTAGTGATGACAG TCTCTGCCACCCCCGCTGGGCCTCTCTCCAAAGGGGCTGAGGTGACGCTGCACTGTCAGCTCTCAGCTCTCCCCTCACAGAAAGGCCTACTGATCTGGCACCGTGTGAATGGGACAGATGAGGAATCTAAGCAGGTGATGCACAGGGAGGTGGAAGTGAAGGCCAGGACTGCAGGGCTATGGAGGTGTAGCTTCATATTGGAGACCAAAACATTAATCAGCGCTGACTACATGCTGG AGGAAGCTGTTGAGTGGAATATCTATGTACTGATTGCGGCAATAACCGGAGCGAGTGTGGCACTACTTCTCTTTGTCAGCCTGTGTACGTTTATCTGTATCGCATGGCAGCGCAGGAAG CGGCGGGCAAAGAGGATGGTGCGAGTCAGACGAGACCTGCTAGAGAACAGAATGTGTCAGTGTCAACA